From one Candoia aspera isolate rCanAsp1 chromosome 17, rCanAsp1.hap2, whole genome shotgun sequence genomic stretch:
- the LYSMD1 gene encoding lysM and putative peptidoglycan-binding domain-containing protein 1, translated as MASPSGQGSPGAGGLLRGSRARSYGSLVSSPVRERRVEHQLRPGDTLQGLAVMYGVTMEQIKRANRLYTNDSIFLKKTLSIPVPAQPKALSNGLNFDDEEEEEKEGGATPPLPEATKQKLPRKNGTSGGSVPKHDLSAADFLFKLDSEIRRSKQAAAKKLREGESMVWGDAAGAPSGSYQGEPSPRAQQRAVLGPVPLTRIARADTLHDQEDEIFKL; from the exons ATGGCCTCCCCCTCCGGGCAGGGCTCCCCGGGCGCCGGCGGGCTGCTGCGCGGCAGCCGGGCGCGGTCCTACGGCAGCCTGGTCAGCTCGCCGGTGCGCGAGCGGCGGGTCGAGCACCAGCTGCGCCCCGGAGACACGCTGCAGGGCCTGGCGGTCATGTACGGCGTGACG ATGGAGCAGATCAAGCGGGCCAACCGGCTCTATACCAACGACTCCATTTTCCTCAAAAAGACGCTCTCCATCCCGGTGCCGGCCCAGCCGAAGGCTTTGTCGAACGGATTAAACTTCGACgacgaggaggaagaggagaaggaggggggagCCACACCTCCCCTGCCTGAGGCGACCAAGCAGAAGCTGCCCCGGAAGAACGGCACGTCGGGGGGGTCGGTCCCCAAGCACGACCTGTCCGCGGCCGATTTTCTCTTCAAACTCGATTCCGAGATCCGCCGGTCCAAGCAAGCAGCGGCCAAGAAGCTGCGCGAAGGGGAGAGCAT GGTTTGGGGGGATGCAGCGGGAGCGCCCTCCGGCTCCTACCAGGGCGAGCCTTCCCCCCGTGCCCAGCAGCGGGCTGTCCTCGGCCCCGTGCCACTCACCAGGATTGCCCGGGCCGACACCCTGCATGACCAAGAGGACGAGATCTTCAAGCTCTGA
- the TNFAIP8L2 gene encoding tumor necrosis factor alpha-induced protein 8-like protein 2 produces MMEAFSSRNLALQAEKKILSRMASKSTITMVIDETSGAVLDELYRISKEHTRSRAESQKVIKDLVKVAVKVSVLYRNQRFSEAELALAEEFRRKLRQGAMTAVSFHEVAFTFEQAVLARLLSECRDLLLRLVEKHLTAKSHGRIRHVFDHFADPELLARLYSPGSPFEPHLERVCQGLSQLIDQGKL; encoded by the coding sequence atGATGGAGGCGTTCAGCTCGCGCAACCTGGCCCTGCAGGCGGAGAAGAAGATCCTGAGCCGCATGGCCAGCAAGTCCACCATCACCATGGTCATCGACGAGACCAGTGGCGCCGTCCTGGACGAGCTCTACCGCATCTCCAAGGAGCACACGCGGAGCCGGGCCGAGTCCCAGAAGGTCATCAAGGACCTGGTCAAGGTGGCGGTCAAGGTCTCCGTCCTGTACCGCAACCAGCGCTTCAGTGAGGCCGAGCTGGCCCTGGCCGAGGAGTTCCGGCGCAAGCTGCGCCAGGGCGCCATGACGGCTGTCAGCTTCCACGAGGTGGCCTTCACCTTTGAGCAGGCTGTGCTGGCGCGGCTGCTGAGTGAGTGCCGCGacctgctgctgcggctggtggaGAAGCACCTGACGGCCAAGTCCCACGGGCGCATCCGGCACGTCTTCGACCACTTCGCCGACCCTGAGCTCCTCGCCCGGCTGTACAGCCCGGGGAGCCCCTTCGAGCCCCACCTGGAGAGGGTCTGCCAGGGGCTGAGCCAGCTCATCGACCAGGGGAAGCTGTGA